From a region of the Pelorhabdus rhamnosifermentans genome:
- a CDS encoding ATPase: MKVEEILTAMEGILLDSPRVPFTNKRVLEEDDLAGIMDDLRDSIPSELADAKRILADRQRILDDAQREAQNMIEQAKTYVAKLTDEHMITKQAEEQANELMLQARHSADELRSSSIRYADDMFKHIESNLSFLMDAVKKSHQSLQVDKNNQEHKQQK; the protein is encoded by the coding sequence ATGAAGGTAGAAGAGATTTTAACAGCAATGGAAGGAATTCTTTTAGATTCACCGCGGGTACCTTTTACAAATAAGCGGGTACTTGAGGAAGACGATTTGGCAGGTATTATGGATGATTTACGTGATTCTATACCGAGTGAATTAGCTGATGCGAAACGCATCCTTGCGGATCGTCAGCGTATATTAGATGATGCGCAGCGGGAAGCACAAAATATGATTGAACAAGCAAAAACATATGTAGCGAAATTAACGGATGAGCATATGATAACCAAACAGGCTGAGGAACAGGCTAATGAACTTATGCTTCAGGCGCGTCATTCTGCTGATGAATTGCGTAGTAGTTCTATTCGTTATGCTGACGATATGTTTAAGCACATTGAGTCTAATCTGAGTTTTTTGATGGATGCCGTCAAAAAGTCTCACCAGTCACTGCAGGTTGATAAGAATAACCAAGAACATAAGCAGCAAAAATAG
- a CDS encoding sporulation integral membrane protein YlbJ, with the protein MGLASGYPMDAVITCKFRKNKLCSAVEAERLLSFTNTADPLFMFGAVAVGMFAMPEIGAILAAAHYLSSFLVGIIFRFYGRDRDEPPPPPLKNNHSIIVRAFQALAAAKRADHRDFSQLLGDSVKTSMNTIFLIGGFIMIFSVFLRIIASVGLTNYLNIFFAYGLELIGYHASLSQSLVSGLFEIDLGALVASQTDAPLSEKVAITSAIIAWSGLSVHGQVASIVIESGIRMTPYVIGRCIHAVLAAIISIILMKSQIVTSLFVMPVTQSSYGQSGLWLAQLEQTSYLLFLFISILLCLSFSFQLIKQFGKCIKK; encoded by the coding sequence ATGGGACTCGCCTCAGGCTATCCCATGGATGCCGTCATCACTTGCAAGTTCAGGAAAAATAAGCTTTGCAGTGCTGTAGAAGCAGAACGGTTATTATCTTTTACAAACACAGCAGACCCGTTATTTATGTTTGGCGCTGTCGCCGTTGGCATGTTCGCCATGCCAGAAATCGGTGCCATTCTTGCAGCAGCCCATTACTTATCAAGTTTTCTTGTGGGTATTATTTTTCGATTTTATGGTCGTGACCGTGATGAGCCACCGCCACCGCCACTAAAAAATAATCATTCGATTATTGTCCGCGCTTTTCAGGCTCTCGCCGCCGCTAAGCGCGCTGATCATCGTGATTTTAGCCAATTACTTGGTGATTCCGTCAAAACATCCATGAATACAATCTTCTTAATTGGCGGTTTTATTATGATCTTTTCCGTCTTTCTCCGCATTATAGCCAGTGTCGGATTGACAAATTATTTAAACATTTTTTTTGCGTATGGACTGGAACTCATCGGCTACCATGCCAGTTTGTCACAATCTCTTGTAAGCGGTCTATTTGAAATTGATTTGGGCGCACTCGTAGCCAGCCAAACAGATGCTCCACTCAGTGAAAAAGTGGCCATAACAAGTGCGATTATTGCTTGGAGCGGCTTATCTGTGCACGGTCAAGTAGCAAGCATCGTCATCGAATCAGGTATTCGCATGACGCCCTATGTTATTGGACGCTGCATCCATGCCGTTCTCGCTGCTATCATTAGTATCATTCTCATGAAATCACAGATCGTCACCTCCTTGTTTGTCATGCCTGTCACACAATCTTCCTACGGACAATCCGGCCTTTGGCTAGCACAACTAGAACAAACAAGCTATCTGCTATTCCTCTTCATAAGCATTCTACTTTGTCTATCCTTCAGTTTTCAATTAATAAAACAATTTGGAAAATGCATAAAAAAATAG